One Aegilops tauschii subsp. strangulata cultivar AL8/78 chromosome 2, Aet v6.0, whole genome shotgun sequence genomic window, CTCACTGTGCTCAGACTCCTATGACTCCGAGTCTGAAGTCGATGACCCTGAAGAAGAGCATGATGAGAAGGTGTCTGAAGGCGAAGCAGAGGCAGCGGCAAAGAAGGACCAGCTTGACCAAGAAGCAGAGCTCATGCGCGCGGAGATCAAGAGGCTCAGCGAGCAGAATGCGGAGCTGCAGAAGGTGATCGAGGAGAACAAGACGGCTCACGAGGCCGAGCTCGCCGCGAAGGACGAGGAGAAGAGGGAGGTCATCAGGCAGCTCGCGTCGTCCATCGACATGGTGAAGCAGGAGAACTACACCCTGCGCGAGCTCCTCAAGAGCCCCAACCCCAagcaccaccccgccgccgcggcccagCCCCGCGGCTTCGATCTCAGGAAGCTCACCATGGACCTGTTCTCGGCGAAGCTGTTCACGGGACAGCGCAAGCATTCTGGTCCCATGGTCGCTCTGTGAAGGAGTGAGTTTTGGTGATGAAGAGAAGAAATAGCATGATGCAGTCTCTCCGTCTTGACATCCAGATCCATGAGAATTTCTTGTAGCTCATGTGCATATAGGGTGGGTTTCTTTTGGACCGTGCCTGGTCCCATCCTTGTTCAGGGTTAGCTAGTAGAGAGAAATTTTAACTATGTTGCTGTTATACTCATGTTTTATGTGTAGTAAGTAGTAGTAGTATAGCCATATGAATGTTTgtatattattatttttgcttAACTATATAGTAAAAATATATTATTATTTTTGTCAAGTATCAGCGGTCCTGTGCGATGCTGCCTGCACTAGAACATTTGCTGTTGCTGATACTGCTTTAGAAGTGCCATCATCAAGATTCAGACAGGCTGATGAACGTAAGATGAAACTCTGCACCTGGGATTGGGGTAACCCGTATGATGAATCATGATGAACTCCGAAAAGTATTTCGAAGCACTTTCCTTTTTGGGCTTTATTGCAGTCATGCTCATGTTTCAGTTGGATTAACATGCCACTGTGGAAATAGATTAACAACGGTGGGGGGAGGTCGAGGTGAAGGCGGGGAGGCTGTCTTCGGAGCGCCGCCGGCCGTGGATGGTGGAGGTCGGTGATTAGGGTTGGCAGGCGTCATGGGAGCAAGAAGATGACCAGTTGTGGCATGAACCTCGCAGTTGGATGAAGATCTGGCGGGCAAATAATAGTCATATGAATGTTTGTATATGATCGCTTATCTATAGTAAAAATATATTATTATATTTTTTTTGTTAGGTTCCACTGGTCCACATCAAAATTTGCTCTTGTTGAAACTACTTTAGAAGCTATCAAATTTCCAACGGTTTGATGGAAAGTGAGATGAAACTCTGCAACTACAATTGGGGTAACCCGGGCGGAGCCAGGAATTTGCTCATTGGTATTCACCATAATAAAATTTATGCAATAGTTGATCAATTGTTGGCCTATATCATGGACGACGCTACACGTCGGCCAGGAAATGATTTGATCGAATTTGCCGCCTCCATAGTCGTTGGACGGCGCATATGATAGTCGTTCGTTCTCTACCTTGTGAGCCTCTCGGCAGCGCCCCACCCGTTCGTAGCATAGCTATTGTTGCGCTCATGGGCTTGCAACATGAGCCGAGTTGCACTCCGTCAAAACGTTTTCTACCGTTGCAACGTGACCTATGTTGTGATCACAACAAACTCCCTCTGTTGCAACCCCATCCTTTGCAACATGGTCCATGGTGGGAAGCTCCTTTGCAACATGACGCGAGCGCGCGCAAGCTACGGTAGCGGGCCACTAGCTGTGGTGGCGTCACCGTGGAACCAGGTGTCGAGGATGTCTCACTCGAGGAACTAGTAGACGAGGAGACGACTGCGTTTGGCGGCACAATAGCCGAGCATGCGCGCGAGGTTGCGGTAGTTGAGGTTGTCAAGCACCTGCAGCTTGCTGTGAAAATTCACATTTGCCAACGCAGGCGACGTGATCCGCGAATAGGCGCTCCATGGCGGGCCGCTGTCTGGCAGCATGACATGACACACAAACCTGAGGCCGATGTCGCCTATGATGTTGCCAAGGAAGAATTAGTTGTTGCCTTAGCGAGGTCGTCCAACGAGAGCTTCTTGAACAAGGTGTCGATGGATTCGTAAAGAGAGCATGACGGGGAGAGCTCCGATGATATTACGACTGAGCCGAAGATCGTCGTCGTCGTTGCAGAGATCTATCTTGGTTGTCCATGAGGGCCTGCAACCCTGCAGGATCTGCAGGGTCCAGCTTCCGCCACCGTCCCTTGCCCTGGCCGATCTGCAACAGATCATGTGTTGCATTTGAAAGGGTTGCAACAAAGCCCATGTGCAAAGCTGGACTATAGGTATGGGATGTTGGGGGCCGTCCGATCAAAATTTGATTAGTAGCGGAGACGACTGGCGCGTGCATCATAATTAGTCAGGTGACCGCTAGTCTTTCCCTAattaaatactccctccattcctaaatataagtctttttagacatttcaaatggactacaatatacgaatgtgtatgtagacatattttagagtgtaggagatctaagagtgtagattcactcattttgctccgtatatagtcactttttggaatctctaaaaatacttatatttgggaatggagggagtatattatATTATATACCCATACCGGAATTTTGAAGAtggactaaaaggcgacatgttcaacaatTAGCTGTAGCGGAGATGCGTAtattgagatggatgtgtggccacaaaAGAATGGATCAAGTCCGAAATGATGATATACGTGAGAGAGTTGGATTAGTATCGATTGAAGAAAAGTTTGTCCAACATCGCCGAAATGGTTTGGATATATACAACAAAGCCTCTAGAATCTCCAAAGCATAACAGACGGCTAAAGCGGGCTGATaatgtcaagagaggtcgggTTAGGCCAAACTTGACATGGCAGAAATCCATAAAGAGAAGTCCGAAGTATTGAaatatcaccaaagaactagccaTAGACAGGGGAGCGTGGAAGTGAGCTATCCACATGCCAGAATCATGAGTTGGTTTCGAGATCTTATAGATTTTAGCTCTAGCCTACCCTACAACTTGTTTGGAACTACCTATACCGGATTTTTGGGGCCAGATTTAGGGTAACTCCAAGTCCGTGGACAACGAGCCGGACGGtagccatccaaccgtagccatCAAATATCTAACCCATTTCAAACGAACCGAACACAAGCACATATGGCTTTTAAGCTAAACTAACAAAATTTAAGCAAGTTCGACCTAAACTTAAACTAAAATAAACTAGGAACTAGGCCAAGTACCGGACGATGAGCTCGTAGGCATTGCCTTCAAGGTCACTGGCACCTCcgtcattgtctgcgtcatcgtGGAGGAAGGCCCGCCAGGCGTCGCAACATCCCCACCAGGCCACTGCGACGCAGACGCTGAACTGCAGCATCCGCGGCTTGGAGGCGGAGGCACGCTTGGTCTTTGTTAGCCCCCACATGGAGGAACTGGGTTTTGAGCTGGGGACAGGCGTCTGAGTCGACGAAGGTCTTGGGCTGGTCGAGGGTCCAAGCCTCCGTGAGCACCCAGGTTGGCGTCGTCTGGCTCCTCACAAACACCACCTTGCGCCGAGCGTTGTGGCGCTCTCGGTGGCAATCCTCCGCCTCGGCTTTGCACTTGGAGAACGAGACTTCTCGACGTCGAACTTCTTTCCTATCGCGATGGCCGATGGTGTAGGTGTGGTGGTGTGCGGCGGCTTTGGGAGAGGAGTGGGGAGGATTGGTTTACATCGAAGGCCGACTAACTTTAAATATCGATGATATGCGGAGTAGTGAAGCTTCAATGCGGGCAACTAGAGTGGGATTTCCGATAGCCACGCCGCCGTGGAAATGCGGGTTAGCTGCTGGATAAAACAGAGTGGATGTGTGACACGAAGTGTTCTAGGACAGACCCTGGCGTGGATTTTTGTTGGTGTGTCCAGGGTATCGGAGTCTGATGTGGCGGGCGCTCGCATTCCTCAAATCTTCTCCGATTTGAAGCTGATTTGTGAGATTTCAAATACGGGATGATTTTCTAAGCCGTGTTGGATGGCTAAAAATATCCGGAGTGTCTTGCAATTGTTTTGGTGATCCGTGTTGAAGACGCCTTGGGCCCTGCCTCCCCTGCCCATACGACGCATCGCGATGAACTCCGAAAAGTATCTCAAAGCACTTTTCTTTCCGTGTGTTCTTGAAGTAGCTCGGTTGGATTAGCATGCCACCACGGCGACAGATTAAGGTGGTGTTTGATTCtctagtcctaggactttttctagttcCTAGGATTTTTTTAAAAAGACTCTCAAGGAGATGCTTTTAAAAACTTTTAGCAAAAAGTTTCAAAAAAGTCCCATCTTTTTTGATTTGCTAGGGACTTTTTTAGTCCCAACACAAAAAAGTCCCTGAAACCAAACACCCCCTAACAACATCATTACCCCAATGTCCTTTCGCTGCCGCAGATTATCAGCACCGGGCACCTGCGCGTGGATTGCACGCGCACCCGTTTCAAAAGTTGAGAAACTGGAGCGGGGCATCGAGGAGCACACATCGGTCAGAGGTCAGACGCAGATGCACAGTTATCCAAAGATGCGTGGACTACACGCGCACcatttccaaaaatattctccaacTTTTTTTTTCACTACTGCTGCCGAGAAGTGCGTGTGCTCTCAGCGTAGCAAAAAATCGAGGTTATTTTCCTTGATCTCAAGACAGTCATAAAAATTTGAGTGCGGCATTTCAGTGCCCACATTCATTTGCACCCGGTCAAAAAATCATAAACAATTAAAAATATCAAAAAAATTGCGAAGTAAAAATATCAATTTTTTTGCATGGTAGAAAATTTGTTTCCGCTCCAAATTTCAGATCATTTAGACATTTTTGCCGAGAGCTGCTCAGATAACAAAATGGTGTGAAAATTGAAACgggcctcacgcatcaaattatctaccacaTAATTTTGTTCGATTTTTGAAATTTTCTTGCACTTGTTTTAATTTTTTTCGTCGGCGCGGATGGAGCTGAGCCTCGGCTCGGAAGTATCGCAAAAATTAGTCATTTTTCCTTCAGAAtagtaaaaagaaaaagaaaaagaaacaagaggggggTAGGTGAAGGAAAGCAGCCAGCGCGTCAGTCCACCACCACCTCTGCCACCGGCTCTGCTGTATTTAAGCTAGCCGCCGGCCCTCGGTTCGCGAGTCTTCTGCAGAGCATCATCCCATCCCCCAAAGTCATAAACCCAAGTCGGACTCGCCTTCCTCCTCCCCAACTACTCCTCTCCTCCGCGCATCGCATCGCACCGGGGGTCACCTGAGGTAGGTACCGCCCGGATCACCGCCTCCAGAAATCTAGGTCTGCGAAATTCGTTCTCTCGATCTGCAGCCACGACCTCGCCGGAGTAGTTTTGGCCCGGATCTGTAGCCGATGCGTCTCGTTCGGTGTTAGATTCGGCCCCGGTCTCGTCCGGTCCCGATCCGTGCTTGTGCTTGCGCAGTTATGTGCTCGTGCGTGGTCGTCGGTTGGTCGCCGACGGATCACTGCCGAGTGTCCCTGTAGTTTATGTTGGAGGATGCGGTGATTTTGGGTGTGGGATTTGCTCTGGGTTCGGTCGGGGTTTAGATGGGCTGATGCAGTAGACTGTTCTGTGCATCTCAATTACAACTTGTTTATTTCGTCCCCGTGCAGTGTCATGTTAATTTTGTTTCATCCTACTGTCATGTCCAGCGGTTTTGTTTCTGTTGCTGAACTTAAATAACATTGCTAGGATGGAGTACAAGTTACTGTAAGTGTTTGCGTCGTTTAAGTTGGAGGATGCAGCGATTTGGGATTTGGAAATGCCCCGGATTTGGGGTCTAGATGGTCTGGGGCAGCTGAATGCCATGTTACCGTGTCATGTTAGTTTTGTTGCATCCTGATGTCATGTTTAGTTGTTCTCTGTTACTGACCTTGAGAAATTACATAGCTAGCCCACGATTTTGAGTGGTAAATGGTGATTTGATGCTTGTGGTGTCTCATATGGTGTGTGGGCGAAGCAAGGCCTGTATTATTGTTGTATCTAGCTTAAATCTGGAACTGGGCTTTACTAATTACCAAGATTTATGATATGTTTGTGCTGAAACACTGCTGGGTGATTTGCAATGTCCTGTTACTTCATTCCAGTGATTATTCACTTCTGGGGCTTGATTGCAGATCACATACACAATGGTGAAGGCTGTGGCTGTGCTTACCGGCAGTGAGGGTGTCAAGGGCACCATCTTCTTCACCCAGGAGGGAGATGGTAATTATGCAAACATGCTTTGAGAGCCTCTGTATTCTGGCCGTGTATTTTCGTTTGATGTAAATTGGTTGGTTGTTGTTTAGGCCCGACCACCGTGACGGGAAGCGTCACTGGACTCAAGGAAGGGCTCCACGGCTTCCACGTGCACGCTCTTGGTGACACCACCAACGGCTGCATGTCAACTGGTACCTACATTTCCGTTCCCCTTCCAGCACAGACGAAATGGACTGTGCTTACTGGTGTGATCGATTTCTCTTGTAGGACCACACTTCAACCCTGCTGGTCATGTGCATGGGGCACCAGAAGATGAAATCCGCCATGCTGGTGATCTTGGAAATGTGACAGCTGGAGCGGATGGTACTTCGTTTATACCCTTCTTGCCTCACTTAGATTCCTTTATGTTGGAGATAGATTTTTTGCTTTGTTTCCAAATCAGGTAGCATTGTGTGTAATGCATAGCCTCACTGACAGTTCACTTCTTGT contains:
- the LOC109751815 gene encoding uncharacterized protein encodes the protein MVHKELQQAWWFDSHNLARTSPWLGSTLSELDDKTKQMLKLIDQDADSFAQRAEMYYKKRPVLVDMLGDLYRTHRSLAEQYDLLKHGSGTCRSKFNPSPCTKSWSPGSMDGKATKSWSSGSMDGKTTRSFSSNSLCSDSYDSESEVDDPEEEHDEKVSEGEAEAAAKKDQLDQEAELMRAEIKRLSEQNAELQKVIEENKTAHEAELAAKDEEKREVIRQLASSIDMVKQENYTLRELLKSPNPKHHPAAAAQPRGFDLRKLTMDLFSAKLFTGQRKHSGPMVAL
- the LOC109751814 gene encoding superoxide dismutase [Cu-Zn] 4A, translated to MVKAVAVLTGSEGVKGTIFFTQEGDGPTTVTGSVTGLKEGLHGFHVHALGDTTNGCMSTGPHFNPAGHVHGAPEDEIRHAGDLGNVTAGADGVANINVTDCHIPLTGPNSIVGRAVVVHGDADDLGKGGHELSKSTGNAGARVACGIIGLQG